Proteins from a single region of Rhodobacteraceae bacterium LMO-JJ12:
- a CDS encoding DUF2282 domain-containing protein: MSNTMQTIALAGAVATAIAAHTTSVSAAEQEKCYGVSLAGQNDCKAGAGTTCAGTSKVDYQGNAWTMVEKGTCASMELPAMADGSARMGSLEELSRDLPS, encoded by the coding sequence ATGTCCAATACCATGCAAACCATCGCCCTCGCTGGCGCCGTCGCCACGGCAATCGCCGCACACACCACCTCCGTTTCCGCCGCCGAGCAGGAAAAATGCTACGGCGTGTCGCTGGCCGGTCAGAACGACTGTAAAGCCGGCGCAGGCACCACTTGCGCAGGCACATCCAAGGTCGACTACCAAGGCAACGCCTGGACAATGGTCGAAAAAGGCACCTGCGCCTCGATGGAACTGCCCGCCATGGCCGATGGGTCCGCACGCATGGGCTCGCTCGAAGAGCTGAGCCGCGATCTGCCCTCCTAA
- a CDS encoding DNA-binding domain-containing protein, whose protein sequence is MSDQTTFRAALLDPSHPVPPDLFDGAGNPAGARFSVYRNNVATSLTEALEQTFPILRKLIGDDTFKALAGIYLRAHPPTSPILSTYGENLPAFLEAFEPLAHLGYLPDMARLERALVKSYHAADAPPLDPAIFTAIAPEDLPRLALQFAPAVILLRSRWPIHGIWRFNTETDAPKPPHTAQDVLITRPDYDPVPQLLPAGAADFITALNEGQTLGQAAENATNFDLSALLTLLFQTQALTHATLEDQA, encoded by the coding sequence ATGAGCGATCAAACCACCTTTCGAGCGGCCCTTCTCGACCCGTCGCACCCCGTGCCACCCGACCTGTTTGATGGCGCGGGCAACCCTGCTGGTGCGCGTTTCTCGGTCTATCGCAACAACGTCGCCACCTCCCTCACCGAAGCACTTGAGCAGACCTTCCCGATCCTTCGCAAGCTTATCGGCGACGACACGTTCAAAGCCCTCGCCGGGATTTACCTGCGCGCCCATCCGCCGACATCGCCGATCCTGTCAACCTATGGCGAAAACCTCCCCGCGTTCCTTGAAGCCTTCGAACCCCTCGCCCATCTCGGCTATCTCCCCGACATGGCCCGCTTAGAGCGCGCCCTGGTCAAAAGCTATCACGCCGCAGATGCCCCCCCGCTTGATCCTGCAATCTTCACAGCCATAGCCCCCGAAGACCTGCCGCGTCTGGCCCTCCAATTCGCCCCTGCCGTGATCCTCCTCCGCTCGCGCTGGCCGATCCATGGCATATGGCGTTTCAATACCGAAACCGACGCACCAAAACCGCCACACACCGCACAAGACGTCCTCATCACCCGCCCCGACTATGATCCGGTCCCACAGCTTCTACCCGCCGGTGCCGCCGACTTCATCACCGCCCTAAACGAAGGCCAAACTCTCGGTCAAGCCGCGGAAAACGCCACCAATTTCGATCTTTCCGCTCTTCTCACACTCCTATTTCAAACCCAAGCCCTAACTCACGCAACACTTGAGGATCAGGCATGA
- a CDS encoding DoxX family protein — protein MNTMISLYNSLTHHIEKLDWLIPSLARFLFAAVLLMYFWKSALTKLGDGFFGFLNPTSAYFQIFPKTAEALNYDTSQFGVFHWVIAVAGTWSEFLLPALIVLGLLTRLAAIGMLGFIAVQTLTDLFGHGVINEPATIGAWFDNDASSLLMDQRSLWVFLLIILVIKGAGPLSLDRLLASKPAPHPS, from the coding sequence ATGAATACCATGATATCTCTTTATAATTCCCTAACACATCACATCGAAAAGCTCGACTGGCTGATCCCCAGCCTCGCGCGCTTCCTTTTCGCGGCTGTCCTCTTGATGTATTTCTGGAAATCCGCCCTCACCAAGCTGGGAGACGGCTTTTTCGGCTTCCTCAACCCCACCAGCGCCTATTTTCAGATCTTCCCGAAGACCGCCGAAGCCCTCAACTATGACACCTCACAGTTCGGAGTCTTCCATTGGGTCATCGCCGTGGCTGGCACATGGTCGGAATTCCTCCTTCCTGCGCTGATTGTTCTCGGCTTGCTCACCCGCCTCGCCGCCATCGGCATGCTTGGCTTCATCGCCGTGCAGACGCTCACTGACCTCTTCGGCCACGGCGTCATCAACGAACCCGCAACCATCGGCGCATGGTTTGACAATGACGCTTCAAGCCTGCTGATGGATCAACGCAGTCTCTGGGTTTTCCTGCTGATCATCCTCGTCATCAAGGGCGCCGGCCCCCTCTCGCTCGACCGCCTCTTGGCGTCCAAACCCGCGCCTCACCCTTCCTGA
- a CDS encoding DUF692 domain-containing protein, whose product MLDQQRHTSLPPAPGVGYKPQHYAAITDDPTPVGWLEIHAENYMGAGGRPLAQLRHLSERFPISVHGVGLSIGGETPLDPDHLARLRHLCDWLQPASFSEHLAWSTHDSNFLNDLLPLPYTDATLARVASHIDQVQETLARPMLLENPSSYLAFAQSTWSEPDFLREIARRTGCGLLLDVNNVFISATNLGFSPQTYIDAFPLDLVGEIHLAGHDTEADDHGKPLLIDSHGRAVDEPVWALLDHTLARSGPRPLLIEWDNDVPEWPILAAEASRAASSLTGLTAPAKTAARAGATL is encoded by the coding sequence ATGCTTGACCAACAGCGTCACACTTCTTTGCCCCCCGCACCCGGCGTCGGCTACAAGCCACAGCACTATGCGGCCATTACCGATGATCCCACACCCGTCGGCTGGCTTGAAATCCACGCCGAAAACTACATGGGCGCCGGTGGCCGACCGCTCGCACAATTGCGCCATCTCTCTGAACGCTTTCCGATTTCCGTGCACGGCGTCGGACTTTCAATCGGCGGTGAAACCCCGCTCGACCCCGATCATCTGGCCCGCCTGCGCCATCTCTGCGACTGGCTTCAACCCGCCAGCTTTTCTGAGCATCTCGCTTGGTCCACCCACGACAGTAATTTCCTCAACGACCTCCTGCCACTGCCCTACACCGACGCAACACTTGCCCGCGTCGCCAGCCACATTGATCAGGTTCAAGAGACGCTCGCCCGCCCCATGCTGCTTGAAAACCCCTCCTCCTATCTCGCCTTTGCGCAAAGCACCTGGTCCGAGCCCGATTTCCTGCGTGAAATTGCCCGCCGCACTGGCTGCGGTCTCCTGCTTGATGTGAATAACGTGTTCATCTCCGCCACCAATCTCGGCTTTTCGCCGCAAACCTATATCGACGCCTTCCCACTCGATCTTGTCGGCGAAATTCACCTCGCCGGGCATGACACCGAGGCGGATGACCACGGCAAACCCCTCTTGATCGACAGCCACGGGCGTGCGGTTGATGAACCCGTCTGGGCGCTGCTGGATCACACATTGGCTCGCTCCGGCCCCCGCCCGCTATTGATCGAATGGGACAACGACGTGCCCGAATGGCCCATTCTCGCAGCCGAAGCCTCGCGCGCCGCCTCGTCTCTCACAGGGCTTACCGCCCCCGCAAAGACCGCCGCGCGCGCAGGGGCCACGCTATGA